A single Syngnathoides biaculeatus isolate LvHL_M chromosome 18, ASM1980259v1, whole genome shotgun sequence DNA region contains:
- the ptrh2 gene encoding peptidyl-tRNA hydrolase 2, mitochondrial isoform X2 — MLAWFNMDILKGPLDMLKSPLGLGVVAGLGCGLVLGWQLRSYLGPSPKRAMKALAFGLSEVTPMEDVGEYKMVMVVRSDLKMTKGKVAAQCSHVAVAAYKQVQRRNPELLKMWEYYGQPKIVLKAPDEDTLIQLMGLAKEMRLPVSLIQDAGRTQVPAGSRTVLGIGPGPTELIDTVSEGLRLY, encoded by the exons ATGCTTGCCTG GTTTAACATGGATATCCTCAAGGGTCCATTGGACATGCTCAAGAGTCCGTTGGGTTTGGGTGTCGTCGCTGGACTGGGCTGCGGGCTCGTCCTGGGTTGGCAGCTGCGATCTTACTTGGGTCCGTCCCCAAAAAGGGCGATGAAGGCCTTGGCGTTCGGCCTGAGCGAAGTGACGCCGATGGAAGATGTAGGGGAGTACAAGATGGTTATGGTAGTCCGCAGCGATCTGAAGATGACCAAGGGAAAGGTGGCAGCGCAGTGCTCCCACGTGGCCGTGGCAGCCTACAAACAGGTGCAACGCAGAAACCCAGAGCTCCTCAAAATGTGGGAGTACTACGGTCAGCCCAAAATAGTGCTCAAGGCCCCGGATGAGGATACATTGATTCAACTCATGGGGCTCGCCAAGGAGATGAGGCTGCCTGtgagcctgatccaggatgcgGGCAGGACACAAGTCCCCGCCGGCTCCCGCACAGTGCTCGGTATTGGCCCCGGTCCGACTGAGCTCATTGACACTGTCAGTGAAGGCTTGAGGCTTTATTAA
- the ptrh2 gene encoding peptidyl-tRNA hydrolase 2, mitochondrial isoform X1, producing the protein MYWSKLFNMDILKGPLDMLKSPLGLGVVAGLGCGLVLGWQLRSYLGPSPKRAMKALAFGLSEVTPMEDVGEYKMVMVVRSDLKMTKGKVAAQCSHVAVAAYKQVQRRNPELLKMWEYYGQPKIVLKAPDEDTLIQLMGLAKEMRLPVSLIQDAGRTQVPAGSRTVLGIGPGPTELIDTVSEGLRLY; encoded by the exons ATGTACTGGAGTAAACT GTTTAACATGGATATCCTCAAGGGTCCATTGGACATGCTCAAGAGTCCGTTGGGTTTGGGTGTCGTCGCTGGACTGGGCTGCGGGCTCGTCCTGGGTTGGCAGCTGCGATCTTACTTGGGTCCGTCCCCAAAAAGGGCGATGAAGGCCTTGGCGTTCGGCCTGAGCGAAGTGACGCCGATGGAAGATGTAGGGGAGTACAAGATGGTTATGGTAGTCCGCAGCGATCTGAAGATGACCAAGGGAAAGGTGGCAGCGCAGTGCTCCCACGTGGCCGTGGCAGCCTACAAACAGGTGCAACGCAGAAACCCAGAGCTCCTCAAAATGTGGGAGTACTACGGTCAGCCCAAAATAGTGCTCAAGGCCCCGGATGAGGATACATTGATTCAACTCATGGGGCTCGCCAAGGAGATGAGGCTGCCTGtgagcctgatccaggatgcgGGCAGGACACAAGTCCCCGCCGGCTCCCGCACAGTGCTCGGTATTGGCCCCGGTCCGACTGAGCTCATTGACACTGTCAGTGAAGGCTTGAGGCTTTATTAA
- the cltca gene encoding clathrin, heavy chain a (Hc): MAQILPIRFQEHLQLQNLGINPSNIGFSTLTMESDKFICIREKVGEQTQVVIIDMADPNTPIRRPISADSAIMNPASKVIALKAAKTLQIFNIEMKSKMKAHTMTDDVTFWKWISLNTVALVTDTAVYHWSMEGDSQPVKVFDRHSSLAGCQIINYRTDAKQKWLLLIGISAQQNRVVGAMQLYSVDRKVSQPIEGHAASFAQFKMEGNSEESTLFCFAVRGQAGGKLHIIEVGTPPTGNQPFPKKAVDVFFPPEAQNDFPVAMQISSKQDVVFLITKYGYIHLYDLETGTCIYMNRISGETIFVTAPHEATSGIIGVNRKGQVLSVCVEEENIIPYITNVLQNPDLALRLAVRNNLAGAEELFARKFNNLFAAGNYSEAAKVAANAPKGILRTPDTIRRFQSVPTQQGQTSPLLQYFGILLDQGQLNKFESLELCRPVLQQGRKQLLEKWLKEDKLECSEELGDLVKAVDPTLALSVYLRANVPNKVIQCFAETGQFTKIVLYAKKVGYSPDWIFLLRNVMRINPEQGLQFAQMLVQDEEPLADITQIVDVFMEYNLIQQCTSFLLDALKNNRPSEGPLQTRLLEMNLMHAPQVADAILGNQMFTNYDRAHIAQLCEKAGLLQRALEHYTDLYDIKRAVVHTHLLNPEWLVNYFGSLSVEDSLECLRAMLSANIRQNLQICVQVASKYHEQLTTQSLTELFESFKSFEGLFYFLGSIVNFSQDPEVHFKYIQAACKTGQIKEVERICRESNCYDPERVKNFLKEAKLTDQLPLIIVCDRFDFVHDLVLYLYRNNLQKYIEIYVQKVNPSRLPVVVGGLLDVDCSEDVIKSLILVVRGQFSTDELVAEVEKRNRLKLLLPWLESRIHEGCEEPATHNALAKIYIDSNNNPERFLRENPFYDSRVVGKYCEKRDPHLACVAYERGQCDQELINVCNENSLFKSLSRYLVRRKDPELWASVLLETNPFRRPLIDQVVQTALSETQDPEEVSVTVKAFMTADLPNELIELLEKIVLDNSVFSEHRNLQNLLILTAIKADRTRVMEYINRLDNYDAPDIANIAISNELFEEAFAIFKKFDVNTSAVQVLIEHISNLDRAYEFAERCNEPAVWSQLAKAQLQKGLVKEAIDSYIKADDPSAYMEVVQAADKSSNWEDLVKFLQMARKKARESYVETELIFALAKTNRLAELEEFINGPNNAHIQQVGDRCYDEKMYEAAKLLYNNVSNFGRLASTLVHLGEYQAAVDGARKANSTRTWKEVCFACVDGQEFRLAQMCGLHIVVHADELEELINYYQDRGYFEELITMLEAALGLERAHMGMFTELAILYSKFKPQKMREHLELFWSRVNIPKVLRAAEQAHLWAELVFLYDKYEEYDNAIITMMNHPTDAWKEGQFKDIITKVANVELYYKAVQFYLEFKPLLLNDLLIVLSPRLDHSRAVNFFSKVKQLPLVKPYLRSVQNHNNKSVNEALNNLFITEEDYQALRTSIDAYDNFDNISLAQRLEKHELIEFRRIAAYLFKGNNRWKQSVELCKKDRLYKDAMQYASESKDTELAEELLSWFLQENKKECFAACLFSCYDLLRPDVVLETSWRHNIMDFSMPYFIQVMREYLNKVDKLETSESLRKEEEQATETQPIVYGTPQLMLTAGPSVPVAPQQAYGYGYQAPAAAYGQPAAAPGFGYGM; this comes from the exons CTGCCAAAACTCTTCAGATCTTCAACATTGAAATGAAGAGTAAAATGAAGGCACATACCATGACTGATGACGTTACCTTTTGGAAGTGGATTTCCCTTAATACAGTTGCACTTGTGACTGACACGGCTGTCTACCATTGGAGTATGGAGGGTGACTCTCAGCCTGTCAAAGTATTTGACCGCCACTCCAGCCTGGCAGGCTGCCAAATTATCAACTACCGCACTGACGCAAAGCAAAAGTGGCTCCTTCTCATTGGTATTTCAGCACAG CAAAATCGGGTTGTGGGAGCCATGCAGTTATACTCTGTGGATAGAAAGGTTTCTCAGCCCATTGAAGGACATGCTGCCAGCTTTGCCCAGTTCAAGATGGAGGGAAATTCTGAGGAGTCAACCCTCTTCTGCTTTGCTGTCAGAGGTCAGGCTGGTGGGAAG ttgcacATCATTGAAGTGGGAACCCCACCAACTGGCAACCAGCCATTTCCAAAGAAAGCAGTGGATGTCTTCTTCCCTCCAGAAGCCCAAAATGACTTCCCTGTTGCCATGCAG ATAAGCTCGAAGCAAGATGTGGTTTTCCTTATCACCAAATATGGCTACATTCACCTCTATGACCTGGAAACAGGCACCTGCATATATATGAACCGCATCAGTGGCgagactatttttgtcacagctCCTCATGAGGCCACCTCAGGAATCATTGGAGTCAACAGGAAGGGACAG GTGCTGTcagtctgtgtggaggaagaaaacatcataCCCTACATCACCAATGTGCTACAAAATCCAGATCTGGCTCTTCGTCTGGCAGTACGCAACAACCTCGCTGGAGCTGAAGAGCTGTTTGCTCGCAAATTCAACAACCTGTTTGCGGCTGGCAACTATTCAGAGGCTGCCAAGGTGGCTGCCAATGCACCAAAG GGTATTTTGCGAACTCCAGACACCATCCGTCGCTTCCAGAGCGTGCCTACTCAACAAGGCCAGACTTCCCCCCTGCTGCAGTACTTTGGGATCTTGTTGGACCAGGGTCAGCTCAACAAATTTGAATCCCTGGAGCTTTGCAGGCCGGTCCTCCAGCAAGGAAGAAAGCAGCTGTTGGAAAAGTGGCTCAAGGAAGACAag TTGGAGTGCTCAGAGGAGCTGGGGGACCTGGTGAAGGCAGTGGATCCCACCTTGGCGCTTAGTGTATACCTTAGGGCCAATGTCCCCAACAAGGTCATTCAGTGTTTTGCAGAGACTGGCCAGTTCACTAAGATTGTCCTTTATGCCAAAAAG gTGGGCTACTCTCCAGACTGGATCTTTCTTCTGAGGAATGTAATGCGGATCAACCCAGAACAAGGCCTACAGTTTGCCCAGATGCTGGTTCAGGATGAAGAGCCCCTTGCTGACATAACACAG ATCGTGGATGTATTCATGGAATACAACCTGATCCAGCAGTGTACCTCATTCCTGCTGGATGCCCTGAAGAACAACAGACCATCAGAGGGCCCTCTGCAGACCCGCTTACTGGAGATGAACCTCATGCACGCCCCTCAG GTTGCTGACGCAATCCTGGGTAACCAAATGTTCACCAACTATGACCGTGCTCACATCGCTCAACTTTGTGAGAAGGCCGGACTGCTGCAAAGGGCATTGGAGCACTACACTGACTTGTATGACATCAAGCGTGCTGTGGTGCACACACACCTTCTCAACCCTGAG TGGCTTGTGAACTACTTCGGCTCACTCTCTGTGGAGGACTCTTTGGAGTGCCTCAGGGCCATGCTGTCTGCCAACATCCGCCAGAATCTGCAAATATGTGTGCAAGTGGCCTCTAAATACCACGAGCAGCTTACCACACAGTCTCTCACCGAGCTCTTTGAGTCCTTCAAAAGCTTTGAAG GTCTCTTCTACTTCTTGGGTTCCATTGTCAACTTCAGTCAGGACCCTGAGGTTCACTTCAAATACATCCAAGCTGCTTGCAAGACTGGCCAGATAAAGGAAGTGGAGCGCATCTGTCGAGAAAGCAACTGTTATGATCCTGAGCGTGTCAAGAACTTCCTGAAG GAAGCCAAACTGACTGACCAACTTCCGCTCATCATCGTCTGCGACCGTTTCGACTTTGTGCATGACCTCGTCCTGTACTTGTACCGTAACAACCTGCAGAAGTACATTGAGATCTATGTTCAGAAG GTGAACCCAAGTCGTCTGCCTGTGGTGGTAGGTGGTCTCTTGGATGTGGACTGCTCAGAAGATGTCATTAAGAGTCTGATTCTTGTTGTCAGGGGACAGTTTTCAACTGATGAACTGGTAGCTGAAGTGGAAAAGAGGAACAG attgaagCTGCTGCTGCCATGGCTAGAGTCTCGCATACACGAGGGCTGCGAGGAACCAGCTACTCACAATGCCTTGGCCAAGATCTACATTGACAGTAACAATAACCCTGAACGCTTCTTGAGGGAAAACCCGTTCTACGACAGCCGTGTCGTTGGCAAATACTGTGAGAAGAGAGACCCACACCTGGCCTGTGTGGCCTATGAGAGGGGGCAGTGTGACCAAGAGCTAATCAAT GTCTGCAATGAGAACTCACTTTTCAAGAGCTTGTCTCGTTACCTGGTGCGGCGCAAAGATCCTGAGCTGTGGGCCAGTGTTCTGCTGGAAACCAATCCTTTCAGACGACCACTTATTGACCAG GTGGTGCAAACGGCACTATCAGAAACCCAGGACCCAGAAGAGGTGTCGGTCACAGTCAAGGCCTTCATGACTGCTGACTTGCCCAacgagctcattgagctgctgGAGAAGATTGTGTTGGACAACTCTGTCTTCAGTGAACACAG AAATCTGCAAAATCTGTTGATCTTGACGGCGATTAAAGCTGACCGGACACGTGTAATGGAGTACATCAACAGACTTGACAACTACGATGCTCCCGATATTGCCAACATCGCCATCAGCAACGAGCTGTTTGAAGAAGCTTTTgccattttcaaaaagtttgaCGTCAACACATCGGCTGTTCAG GTGCTGATTGAACACATTAGCAACCTGGACCGGGCCTATGAGTTTGCAGAGCGCTGCAATGAACCAGCTGTGTGGAGCCAGCTAGCGAAGGCGCAACTTCAAAAGGGTCTTGTCAAAGAAGCCATTGACTCCTACATTAAGGCTGACGACCCCTCTGCATACATGGAGGTGGTGCAGGCTGCCGATAAGAGCA GTAACTGGGAGGACTTAGTCAAATTCCTCCAGATGGCACGTAAGAAGGCCCGCGAGTCCTATGTGGAGACAGAGCTGATTTTTGCTCTGGCTAAAACCAATCGCCTAGCTGAACTCGAAGAGTTCATTAATGGACCCAACAATGCTCATATTCAGCAG GTCGGTGATCGCTGTTATGACGAGAAGATGTACGAGGCTGCTAAGCTGTTATACAACAATGTCTCCAACTTCGGTCGCCTGGCTTCAACCCTCGTGCACCTCGGAGAGTACCAGGCTGCCGTAGATGGGGCCCGCAAGGCCAATAGCACCCGTACCTGGAAGGAAGTCTGCTTCGCTTGTGTAGATGGTCAGGAATTCCGACTAGCTCAAATGTGCGGCCTCCACATTGTGGTGCACGCTGATGAATTGGAAGAGCTGATTAATTATTACCAA GACCGTGGTTATTTTGAAGAGCTGATCACCATGCTTGAGGCTGCTCTGGGCCTGGAGCGTGCACACATGGGCATGTTCACAGAGCTGGCCATTCTTTACTCCAAGTTCAAACCCCAGAAGATGAGGGAACACCTTGAGCTGTTCTGGTCCAGAGTAAACATACCAAAAGTCCTGAGAGCAGCGGAACAAGCACATTTGTGGGCAGAGCTGGTTTTCCTGTACGACAAGTATGAGGAGTACGACAATGCCATCATCACCATGATGAACCACCCAACGGATGCCTGGAAAGAAGGACAGTTCAAGGACATTATCACAAAG GTGGCCAATGTGGAACTATACTACAAAGCTGTCCAGTTTTATTTGGAATTCAAGCCCTTGTTATTGAATGATCTGCTTATAGTGCTGTCTCCACGACTGGACCATTCTCGTGCTGTCAACTTCTTCAGCAAG gTGAAACAACTGCCATTGGTCAAGCCCTATCTTCGCTCAGTGCAGAACCACAACAACAAGTCAGTTAATGAAGCACTTAACAATCTCTTCATCACAGAGGAGGACTATCAG GCTTTAAGGACCTCAATAGATGCCTATGACAACTTCGACAACATCTCATTGGCCCAGCGTTTGGAGAAGCATGAGTTAATTGAGTTCAGACGAATTGCAGCATATCTCTTCAAGGGCAACAACCGCTGGAAACAGAGTGTGGAGCTCTGCAAAAAGGACAGGCTTTATAAG GATGCCATGCAGTACGCATCAGAGTCCAAGGACACAGAGCTGGCTGAGGAGCTGCTGTCCTGGTTCCTCCAGGAGAACAAGAAGGAATGTTTTGCTGCCTGCTTGTTCTCCTGCTATGACTTGCTGCGGCCTGATGTGGTGCTGGAGACCTCCTGGAGGCACAACATCATGGACTTTTCTATGCCATACTTCATTCAGGTCATGAGAGAATACCTCAATAAG gTTGACAAGCTTGAAACCTCAGAGTCACTAAGGAAAGAAGAGGAGCAAGCAACAGAGACGCAACCCATTGTCTATG GCACACCCCAGCTAATGCTGACAGCGGGCCCCAGCGTACCAGTGGCCCCCCAGCAAGCATACGGCTACGGCTACCAGGCGCCAGCTGCCGCGTACGGTCAGCCGGCCGCCGCGCCAGGTTTCGGCTACGGCATGTAA